A stretch of Saccharomyces cerevisiae S288C chromosome IV, complete sequence DNA encodes these proteins:
- the EFT2 gene encoding elongation factor 2 (Eukaryotic translation elongation factor 2 (eEF2, EF-2); also encoded by EFT1; catalyzes ribosomal translocation during protein synthesis; contains diphthamide, the unique posttranslationally modified histidine residue specifically ADP-ribosylated by diphtheria toxin; EFT2 has a paralog, EFT1, that arose from the whole genome duplication) — protein sequence MVAFTVDQMRSLMDKVTNVRNMSVIAHVDHGKSTLTDSLVQRAGIISAAKAGEARFTDTRKDEQERGITIKSTAISLYSEMSDEDVKEIKQKTDGNSFLINLIDSPGHVDFSSEVTAALRVTDGALVVVDTIEGVCVQTETVLRQALGERIKPVVVINKVDRALLELQVSKEDLYQTFARTVESVNVIVSTYADEVLGDVQVYPARGTVAFGSGLHGWAFTIRQFATRYAKKFGVDKAKMMDRLWGDSFFNPKTKKWTNKDTDAEGKPLERAFNMFILDPIFRLFTAIMNFKKDEIPVLLEKLEIVLKGDEKDLEGKALLKVVMRKFLPAADALLEMIVLHLPSPVTAQAYRAEQLYEGPADDANCIAIKNCDPKADLMLYVSKMVPTSDKGRFYAFGRVFAGTVKSGQKVRIQGPNYVPGKKDDLFIKAIQRVVLMMGRFVEPIDDCPAGNIIGLVGIDQFLLKTGTLTTSETAHNMKVMKFSVSPVVQVAVEVKNANDLPKLVEGLKRLSKSDPCVLTYMSESGEHIVAGTGELHLEICLQDLEHDHAGVPLKISPPVVAYRETVESESSQTALSKSPNKHNRIYLKAEPIDEEVSLAIENGIINPRDDFKARARIMADDYGWDVTDARKIWCFGPDGNGPNLVIDQTKAVQYLHEIKDSVVAAFQWATKEGPIFGEEMRSVRVNILDVTLHADAIHRGGGQIIPTMRRATYAGFLLADPKIQEPVFLVEIQCPEQAVGGIYSVLNKKRGQVVSEEQRPGTPLFTVKAYLPVNESFGFTGELRQATGGQAFPQMVFDHWSTLGSDPLDPTSKAGEIVLAARKRHGMKEEVPGWQEYYDKL from the coding sequence ATGGTTGCTTTCACTGTTGACCAAATGCGTTCTTTAATGGACAAAGTTACCAATGTGCGTAACATGTCCGTTATTGCTCACGTCGATCATGGTAAGTCCACTTTGACCGATTCCTTGGTCCAAAGAGCCGGTATTATTTCCGCTGCTAAGGCTGGTGAAGCTCGTTTCACCGATACCAGAAAGGATGAACAAGAAAGAGGTATCACTATCAAGTCTACCGCTATTTCTCTATACTCTGAAATGTCTGACGAAGATGTCAAGGAAATCAAGCAAAAGACCGACGGTAACTCCTTCTTGATCAACTTGATCGACTCTCCAGGTCACGTTGACTTCTCCTCTGAAGTTACTGCCGCTTTACGTGTCACTGACGGTGCTTTGGTTGTCGTCGACACCATTGAAGGTGTCTGTGTCCAAACCGAAACTGTTTTGAGACAAGCTTTGGGTGAGAGAATCAAGcctgttgttgttatcaACAAGGTCGACAGAGCTTTGTTGGAATTGCAAGTTTCTAAGGAAGATTTATACCAAACCTTTGCCAGAACTGTTGAATCCGTTAACGTCATCGTTTCCACCTACGCCGATGAAGTTTTGGGTGATGTCCAAGTTTACCCAGCCAGAGGTACCGTTGCCTTCGGTTCCGGTTTGCACGGTTGGGCTTTCACTATCCGTCAATTCGCCACCAGATATGCTAAGAAATTCGGTGTCGACAAGGCCAAGATGATGGACAGATTATGGGGTGACTCTTTCTTCAACCCAAAGACCAAGAAGTGGACCAACAAGGACACTGATGCTGAAGGTAAGCCATTGGAAAGAGCTTTCAACATGTTCATCTTGGACCCAATCTTCAGATTATTCACTGCTATCATGAACTTCAAGAAAGATGAAATTCCAGTTTTGCTAGAAAAGTTGGAAATTGTCTTGAAGGGTGACGAAAAGGACTTGGAAGGTAAGGCCTTGTTGAAGGTTGTTATGAGAAAGTTCTTGCCAGCTGCCGATGCCTTATTGGAAATGATTGTCTTGCACTTGCCATCTCCAGTCACTGCTCAAGCCTACAGAGCTGAACAATTATACGAAGGTCCAGCTGACGATGCCAACTGTATTGCTATCAAGAACTGTGATCCAAAGGCTGATTTGATGTTGTACGTCTCCAAGATGGTGCCAACCTCTGATAAGGGTAGATTCTACGCCTTCGGTAGAGTTTTTGCCGGTACTGTTAAGTCCGGTCAAAAGGTCAGAATCCAAGGTCCAAACTACGTTCCAGGTAAGAAGGACGATTTGTTCATCAAGGCCATTCAAAGAGTTGTTTTGATGATGGGTAGATTTGTCGAACCAATCGATGACTGTCCAGCCGGTAACATTATCGGTTTAGTCGGTATCGATCAATTCTTGTTGAAGACTGGTACTTTGACCACCAGTGAAACTGCTCACAACATGAAGGTCATGAAATTCTCTGTCTCTCCAGTTGTGCAAGTCGCTGTCGAAGTCAAGAACGCTAACGACTTACCAAAATTGGTCGAAGGTTTGAAGAGATTGTCCAAGTCTGATCCATGTGTCTTGACCTATATGTCTGAATCCGGTGAACATATCGTTGCTGGTACCGGTGAATTGCATTTGGAAATTTGTTTGCAAGATTTGGAACACGACCACGCTGGTGTTCCATTGAAGATCTCCCCACCAGTTGTCGCTTACAGAGAAACTGTTGAAAGTGAATCTTCTCAAACTGCTTTGTCCAAGTCTCCAAACAAGCATAACAGAATCTACTTGAAGGCTGAACCAATTGACGAAGAAGTCTCTTTGGCTATTGAAAACGGTATCATCAACCCAAGAGATGATTTCAAGGCCAGAGCTAGAATCATGGCTGACGACTACGGTTGGGATGTCACCGATGCCAGAAAGATCTGGTGTTTCGGTCCAGACGGTAACGGTCCAAACTTGGTTATTGACCAAACTAAGGCTGTCCAATACTTGCACGAAATCAAGGATTCCGTTGTTGCTGCTTTCCAATGGGCTACCAAGGAAGGTCCAATTTTCGGTGAAGAAATGAGATCTGTCAGAGTTAACATTTTGGATGTTACTTTACATGCCGATGCTATCCACAGAGGTGGTGGTCAAATCATCCCAACCATGAGAAGAGCTACTTACGCTGGTTTCTTGTTGGCTGATCCAAAGATCCAAGAACCAGTTTTCTTGGTCGAAATTCAATGTCCAGAACAAGCCGTCGGTGGTATCTACTCCGTCTTAAACAAGAAGAGAGGTCAAGTCGTTTCTGAAGAACAAAGACCAGGTACTCCATTGTTTACCGTCAAGGCCTACTTGCCAGTTAACGAATCTTTCGGTTTCACTGGTGAATTGAGACAAGCTACTGGTGGTCAAGCTTTCCCACAAATGGTTTTCGACCATTGGTCCACTTTAGGTTCTGACCCATTGGACCCAACCTCTAAGGCTGGTGAAATTGTTCTTGCTGCTCGTAAGAGACACGGTATGAAGGAAGAAGTTCCAGGCTGGCAAGAATATTACGACAAATTGTAA
- the MUS81 gene encoding Mus81p (Subunit of structure-specific Mms4p-Mus81p endonuclease; cleaves branched DNA and DNA-protein cross-links; involved in DNA repair, replication fork stability, and joint molecule formation/resolution during meiotic recombination; promotes template switching during break-induced replication (BIR), causing non-reciprocal translocations (NRTs); helix-hairpin-helix protein; phosphorylation of non-catalytic subunit Mms4p by Cdc28p and Cdc5p during mitotic cell cycle activates function of Mms4p-Mus81p) — protein MELSSNLKDLYIEWLQELVDGLTPKQEQLKIAYEKAKRNLQNAEGSFYYPTDLKKVKGIGNTIIKRLDTKLRNYCKIHHISPVEAPSLTQTSSTRPPKRTTTALRSIVNSCENDKNEAPEEKGTKKRKTRKYIPKKRSGGYAILLSLLELNAIPRGVSKEQIIEVAGKYSDHCMTPNFSTKEFYGAWSSIAALKKHSLVLEEGRPKRYSLTEEGVELTKSLKTADGISFPKENEEPNEYSVTRNESSEFTANLTDLRGEYGKEEEPCDINNTSFMLDITFQDLSTPQRLQNNVFKNDRLNSQTNISSHKLEEVSDDQTVPDSALKAKSTIKRRRYNGVSYELWCSGDFEVFPIIDHREIKSQSDREFFSRAFERKGMKSEIRQLALGDIIWVAKNKNTGLQCVLNTIVERKRLDDLALSIRDNRFMEQKNRLEKSGCEHKYYLIEETMSGNIGNMNEALKTALWVILVYYKFSMIRTCNSDETVEKIHALHTVISHHYSQKDLIVIFPSDLKSKDDYKKVLLQFRREFERKGGIECCHNLECFQELMGKGDLKTVGELTIHVLMLVKGISLEKAVAIQEIFPTLNKILMAYKTCSSEEEAKLLMFNVLGDAPGAKKITKSLSEKIYDAFGKL, from the coding sequence ATGGAACTCTCATCAAACTTAAAAGACCTATATATTGAATGGTTACAAGAATTAGTTGACGGATTAACCCCTAAACAAGAACAACTCAAAATAGCCtatgaaaaagcaaaaaggAATTTACAAAATGCTGAAGGTTCATTTTATTATCCTACAGATCTAAAGAAAGTTAAGGGAATTGGCAatacaataataaagaGATTAGATACGAAATTACGGAACTATTGCAAAATTCACCACATATCTCCCGTTGAGGCTCCTTCCTTAACTCAGACAAGTAGCACCAGACCACCAAAGAGGACTACTACAGCTTTGCGTAGCATAGTAAACTCATGCGAAAATGATAAGAATGAAGCTCCCGAAGAGAAGGGAActaaaaagagaaaaactaGGAAGTATATACCCAAAAAAAGATCTGGAGGCTACGCTATCCTTCTTTCCTTACTCGAGCTTAATGCCATTCCTCGAGGCGTTAGTAAAGAGCAAATCATCGAGGTTGCAGGAAAATACAGTGACCATTGTATGACTCCAAATTTCTCCACAAAAGAATTCTACGGTGCTTGGTCGTCTATTGCTGCACTTAAAAAACATTCGTTGGTTCTTGAGGAAGGTAGACCAAAACGGTATTCGCTAACAGAGGAAGGTGTAGAACTAACAAAGAGCTTAAAGACGGCAGACGGAAtctcttttccaaaagaaaatgaagaaccTAACGAGTATTCCGTAACCAGGAATGAAAGTAGTGAATTCACAGCAAATCTGACTGACCTCCGTGGTGAATATGGTAAGGAAGAAGAGCCCTGCGATATAAATAACACTTCATTCATGCTGGATATAACTTTTCAAGATTTGAGCACGCCGCAAAGGCTGCAGAACAATgtatttaaaaatgataGACTGAATAGCCAAACTAATATATCTTCTCATAAATTGGAAGAGGTCTCTGATGATCAAACAGTACCTGATTCCGCATTAAAGGCTAAAAGCACAATAAAGAGGAGAAGGTACAACGGAGTAAGTTACGAATTGTGGTGTAGTGGTGATTTCGAAGTTTTCCCAATTATTGATCACAGAGAAATAAAGTCACAATCTGATCGtgagtttttttcaagggcatttgaaagaaaaggtaTGAAGTCAGAGATAAGGCAACTCGCTTTGGGTGATATTATATGGGTTGccaagaataaaaataccGGGTTGCAGTGTGTGCTCAACACCATagttgaaagaaaaaggctAGACGATTTAGCTTTAAGTATAAGGGATAACAGGTTTATGgagcaaaaaaataggtTAGAGAAATCTGGCTGTGAACACAAATACTATCTCATTGAGGAGACTATGAGTGGCAACATTGGAAATATGAATGAGGCCCTAAAGACCGCGCTTTGGGTCATTTTAGTGTATTACAAATTCTCCATGATAAGAACTTGCAATTCGGATGAAACTGTGGAAAAGATACATGCGTTGCATACTGTAATTTCTCATCACTATTCTCAAAAAGATCTCATAGTTATATTTCCAAGTGACCTTAAAAGCAAGGACGATTATAAAAAGGTGCTTCTACAGTTTCGTCGAGAATTCGAACGAAAAGGCGGTATTGAATGCTGTCATAATCTTGAATGCTTTCAAGAACTAATGGGAAAAGGCGATCTAAAGACGGTTGGTGAGCTAACTATACATGTTTTAATGCTTGTTAAAGGTATATCTTTAGAAAAAGCAGTAGCCATCCAAGAAATATTTCCTACCCTGAATAAAATACTAATGGCATATAAAACGTGCTCCTCGGAAGAAGAGGCTAAATTGTTGATGTTTAATGTACTGGGAGATGCACCTGGTGCGAAGAAAATTACTAAATCTCTTTCAGAAAAGATATATGATGCTTTTGGTAAACTTTAg
- the CIN10 gene encoding Cin10p (Putative transporter; member of the sugar porter family; non-essential gene; overexpression results in elevated colony sectoring, an indicator of chromosomal instability): MSTDESEDVYSDLYSIISQVTSNTANDIEQLPYALTFKTSLIFVGATIGGLLFGYDTGVISGVLLSLKPEDLSLVVLTDVQKELITSSTSVGSFFGSILAFPLADRYGRRITLAICCSIFILAAIGMAIARTLTFLICGRLLVGIAVGVSAQCVPLFLSEISPSRIRGFMLTLNIIAITGGQLVSYVIASLMKEIDNSWRYLFALSAIPAILFLSILDFIPESPRWSISKGDILYTRDSLRMLYPTASTYHVNSKIKQLIIELDKLRLYEDASEPLLVQSQSVIRYMDSSTSGTLSPPNIKRLSSNTERTSNTMSSSSAYLSALRGPAPNGALASNKKKRHRMEPRTIRALIVGCMLMFFQQITGFNAFMYYAAIIFSKFNIKNPLLPPILIASTNFIFTFFAMYTMDSLGRRAILLRTILIMTVGLLLCSVGFGHDQVNLLLISVVIYVAAYASAMGSVPWTCVEFLPLNRRSFGASCIACTNWLTNAFVSMTYLSTINTIGDENTMLIFAFFTVCAWFFVYFWYPEVKGLSLEEVGRVFDNGIDVHYVFRTYH, encoded by the coding sequence ATGTCTACAGATGAAAGTGAAGACGTTTATTCTGATCTGTATTCCATTATCTCCCAGGTAACATCCAATACTGCCAATGACATCGAGCAACTCCCATATGCTTTAACGTTCAAAACGTCGTTAATCTTCGTTGGTGCTACCATTGGTGGGCTTTTATTCGGCTATGATACTGGTGTTATATCAGGTGTTCTGCTTTCTTTAAAGCCCGAAGATCTATCTTTGGTAGTTTTAACGGATGTTCAGAAGGAGCTGATAACTTCCAGTACAAGCGTCGGATCATTTTTTGGCTCTATTCTGGCATTTCCTTTAGCAGATAggtatggaagaagaattacTCTCGCAATCTGCTGTTCAATTTTTATCCTAGCTGCAATTGGAATGGCTATAGCAAGAACATTGACGTTTTTGATTTGTGGGAGATTGCTGGTTGGGATCGCTGTTGGAGTGTCTGCCCAGTGCGTCCCTCTATTTCTGAGTGAAATTTCACCTTCCAGAATCAGGGGTTTTATGTTGACATTGAACATTATTGCCATCACTGGAGGTCAATTGGTTTCCTATGTGATTGCGTCCCTTATGAAAGAGATTGATAATTCATGGAGATATTTGTTCGCACTTTCTGCTATTCCAGCTATTCTGTTCCTTTCAATACTGGATTTTATCCCTGAATCGCCACGATGGTCCATTTCCAAGGGAGACATTCTATATACCAGGGATTCTCTAAGAATGCTATATCCTACTGCATCTACATATCATGTGAATAGTAAAATTAAGCAGCTGATAATTGAACTCGATAAGTTACGACTATACGAAGATGCAAGTGAACCTTTACTAGTACAGTCCCAATCGGTTATTCGATACATGGATAGTTCAACCTCAGGAACTCTTAGCCCACCTAACATTAAAAGACTTTCCTCGAACACAGAAAGAACTAGCAACACAATGTCCTCCTCATCAGCATATCTATCGGCGTTGCGAGGCCCAGCTCCAAACGGTGCCCTGGCATctaacaaaaagaaaagacacAGAATGGAGCCACGCACAATAAGAGCGTTAATAGTAGGTTGCATGTTAATGTTTTTCCAGCAAATCACTGGCTTTAATGCTTTTATGTACTATGCggcaataatattttccaaatttaaTATAAAAAACCCTCTACTGCCTCCAATTTTGATTGCCTCAACGAACTTCATATTCACTTTTTTCGCCATGTACACCATGGACTCTTTGGGAAGAAGAGCCATTCTTTTGAGAACAATTTTGATTATGACTGTTGGGTTACTTCTTTGCAGTGTAGGTTTCGGTCATGACCAAGTCAATTTACTTTTAATTTCTGTTGTAATTTATGTTGCAGCATATGCTTCTGCGATGGGCAGCGTTCCATGGACCTGTGTGGAATTTCTCCCCTTGAACAGGAGATCATTTGGGGCATCATGTATAGCCTGCACAAATTGGTTGACCAATGCATTTGTTTCAATGACATATCTGAGCACTATTAACACCAttggtgatgaaaataCAATGCtcatttttgcttttttcaCAGTTTGTGCCTGGTTTTTCGTATATTTTTGGTATCCAGAAGTCAAAGGTTTGTCACTGGAAGAGGTTGGAAGGGTTTTTGATAATGGAATTGATGTTCATTATGTCTTTCGTACCTACCATTGA
- the RVS167 gene encoding amphiphysin (Calmodulin-binding actin-associated protein; roles in endocytic membrane tabulation and constriction, and exocytosis; N-BAR domain protein that interacts with Rvs161p to regulate actin cytoskeleton, endocytosis, and viability following starvation or osmotic stress; recruited to bud tips by Gyl1p and Gyp5p during polarized growth; homolog of mammalian amphiphysin; necessary for efficient trafficking of CoQ6 to mitochondria), with amino-acid sequence MSFKGFTKAVSRAPQSFRQKFKMGEQTEDPVYEDAERRFQELEQETKKLSEESKRYSTAVNGMLTHQIGFAKSMEEIFKPISGKMSDPNATIPEDNPQGIEASEQYRAIVAELQETLKPDLALVEEKIVTPCQELLKIITYIRKMATKRNHKKLDLDRHLNTYNKHEKKKEPTAKDEERLYKAQAQVEVAQQEYDYYNDLLKTQLPILFSLEAEFVKPLFVSFYFMQLNIFYTLYNRLQDMKIPYFDLNSDIVESYIAKKGNVEEQTDALTITHFKLGYSKAKLEMTRRKYGVATAEGSPVSGASSGVGYGAGYDPATATSPTPTGYGYGAAAPSYAAQPAAQYGTAAAVGTAAAVGTAAGAAAGAVPGTYPQYAAAQSPPLTGLGFQQSPQQQQGPPPAYSNPLTSPVAGTPAAAVAAAPGVETVTALYDYQAQAAGDLSFPAGAVIEIVQRTPDVNEWWTGRYNGQQGVFPGNYVQLNKN; translated from the coding sequence ATGAGTTTTAAAGGGTTTACCAAGGCTGTTAGTAGGGCTCCTCAGTCCTTCCGTCAAAAGTTCAAGATGGGTGAGCAGACAGAGGATCCTGTTTACGAGGATGCAGAACGTCGTTTTCAAGAATTGGAGCAGgagacaaaaaaattaagtgAGGAATCGAAGAGATACTCGACTGCGGTGAATGGAATGCTGACACACCAAATTGGATTTGCCAAATCCATGGAGGAAATTTTCAAACCTATCAGTGGTAAAATGAGTGACCCTAACGCTACCATACCAGAGGACAACCCACAAGGTATTGAAGCAAGTGAACAGTATAGGGCAATTGTCGCAGAATTACAGGAAACATTGAAACCGGATCTGGCTTTggtggaagaaaaaattgttacGCCATGCCAGGAACTGTTGAAGATTATTACTTATATTCGTAAAATGGCCACCAAGAGAAATcacaaaaaattagattTAGATAGACATCTAAACACTTATAACAAGcatgaaaagaagaaggaaccAACCGCCAAAGACGAAGAAAGATTGTATAAAGCACAAGCTCAAGTGGAAGTGGCTCAACAAGAATATGATTACTATAACGACTTGCTAAAGACTCAATTACCAATACTGTTCAGTTTGGAAGCTGAATTTGTGAAACCATTATTTGTctcattttatttcatgCAATTGAACATTTTTTACACTTTGTATAATAGACTTCAAGACATGAAGATTCcatattttgatttgaaCAGTGACATTGTAGAGTCGTACATTGCCAAGAAAGGCAATGTGGAAGAACAAACGGACGCCTTGACTATTACACACTTTAAACTCGGTTACTCTAAGGCAAAATTGGAGATGACCAGAAGGAAGTATGGTGTAGCAACCGCCGAAGGCTCACCCGTCAGTGGCGCATCAAGCGGTGTCGGATATGGTGCTGGGTATGATCCAGCAACTGCCACTTCTCCAACCCCTACAGGATACGGTTATGGTGCCGCAGCACCAAGTTACGCCGCTCAACCTGCTGCCCAGTATGGTACTGCTGCCGCCGTTGGtactgctgctgctgttggTACTGCTGCTGGTGCTGCTGCTGGCGCTGTTCCGGGTACTTATCCACAGTATGCTGCTGCGCAATCTCCACCGCTCACTGGGCTAGGCTTCCAACAATCAccacagcagcaacagGGACCACCACCGGCCTACTCTAATCCTCTAACATCACCTGTTGCGGGCACACCAGCCGCGGCCGTAGCGGCAGCTCCTGGCGTTGAAACTGTTACCGCATTGTATGACTACCAAGCTCAAGCTGCTGGTGATTTGTCTTTCCCTGCCGGCGCAGTTATAGAAATTGTCCAGCGTACTCCGGACGTGAACGAATGGTGGACAGGAAGATACAATGGCCAGCAAGGTGTGTTTCCTGGGAACTACGTGCAACTCAACAAGAACTAG
- the SAC7 gene encoding GTPase-activating protein SAC7 (GTPase activating protein (GAP) for Rho1p; regulator of a Tor2p-mediated, Rho1p GTPase switch that controls organization of the actin cytoskeleton; negative regulator of the RHO1-PKC1-MAPK cell integrity (CWI) and membrane fluidity homeostasis signaling pathways; potential Cdc28p substrate; SAC7 has a paralog, BAG7, that arose from the whole genome duplication) — translation MPNNTLKQGSKIENVSPSKGHVPSFWKQFINNPKSMSSENITVPRSPTSLSRNAQPTTLKRPPLSSRPYSYNTPTKDRKSFSKSAKQNNNNNNANSGTSPHAEFKNYRDMFLSNRNGFTGRVFGVTLAESLSVASAEVIVQSELVSFGRIPIVVAKCGAYLKANGLETSGIFRIAGNGKRVKALQYIFSSPPDYGTKFNDWETYTVHDVASLLRRYLNNLAEPLIPLSLYEQFRNPLRSRPRILRHMLTHEVSHPNANKTNNVTVKSSRQNYNDDGANDGDIEKEDAKDDEEKRRRKIRHKRRLTRDIRAAIKEYEELFVTLSNDTKQLTIYLLDLLSLFARQSQFNLMSGRNLAAIFQPSILSHPQHDMDPKEYELSRLVVEFLIEYSYKLLPHLLKLAKREQQERLSTENKKNNGDKQKTDPIEIPKITSSDSPPIVSSNKNPPAIDNNNKLDHTTLSPISTSIPENSSDLQTSKMLKPPKQRRPHSKSFGSTPVPPDVIASNKRRTSLFPWLHKPGILSDTGDNGDLTATEAEGDDYEEENVDPYGQSPSSVHSGSLPKQHYLPIPRMNRSLSGNSTNSSFNTRPISMILTSGNDNSADQLELLSNTHSNNERSNALPLTEDDGDERNSRSRKRESWFQRLTSRSGSANRA, via the coding sequence ATGCCAAATAATACTCTTAAACAAGGCtccaaaattgaaaatgttTCTCCCTCTAAAGGTCATGTCCCAAGTTTTTGGAAGCAGTTCATAAACAACCCTAAGAGTATGTCATCCGAAAATATTACAGTCCCTAGATCACCAACTTCTCTTTCAAGGAATGCTCAACCAACTACTTTAAAACGGCCTCCATTATCTTCAAGACCATATTCATATAATACCCCAACCAAAGATAGGAAAtccttttccaaatccGCGAAACAgaacaataacaataacaacgCTAATTCCGGAACATCGCCTCACGCAGAGTTCAAAAATTACAGAGATATGTTTTTATCTAATAGAAATGGTTTCACAGGTAGGGTTTTCGGTGTTACTTTAGCAGAATCGTTGAGCGTCGCCAGTGCAGAGGTCATTGTTCAAAGTGAGTTGGTGAGTTTTGGTCGGATACCCATCGTGGTAGCCAAGTGCGGCGCATACTTAAAAGCAAATGGATTGGAGACCTCGGGTATATTTCGTATAGCGGGCAATGGTAAAAGAGTAAAAGCCCTTCAATACATATTCTCGTCGCCACCTGATTATGGTACCAAATTCAACGATTGGGAAACATATACAGTGCACGATGTTGCATCGCTCCTGAGGAGATACCTTAATAATTTGGCCGAACCACTAATACCTTTATCCCTATATGAACAATTCAGAAACCCGCTACGATCTAGACCAAGAATCCTAAGGCATATGTTGACCCACGAAGTTTCTCATCCGAATGCGaataaaacaaataatGTAACAGTAAAATCAAGTAGACAGAACtataatgatgatggtgCTAATGATGGTGACATCGAAAAGGAGGACGctaaagatgatgaagaaaaaagacgaagaaaaatacgTCATAAGAGAAGGCTGACCCGCGATATAAGGGCAGCTATCAAGGAATATGAAGAGCTCTTTGTTACCTTATCAAATGACACGAAACAGCTAACTATATACCTACTCGATTTACTGAGTCTTTTTGCAAGGCAATCACAGTTTAACCTAATGTCTGGTAGAAACTTGGCGGCCATCTTCCAACCTTCAATATTATCGCATCCTCAACATGATATGGACCCCAAAGAATACGAGTTATCCCGACTAGTAGTGGAATTTTTGATTGAATACTCGTACAAGCTATTACCCCATCTTTTGAAGTTGGCTAAAAGGGAACAACAGGAACGGTTGTCAACcgaaaataagaaaaataatggaGATAAACAGAAAACTGATCCTATAGAAATACCAAAGATCACCTCATCGGATTCGCCACCAATAGTTTCTTCCAATAAAAACCCACCGGCGATTgacaataacaataaacTAGACCATACGACGTTATCGCCAATATCTACTTCGATACCGGAGAACTCATCAGACCTACAGACTTCAAAAATGTTAAAGCCTCCGAAGCAAAGAAGACCACACTCAAAATCGTTTGGTTCTACTCCGGTTCCTCCGGATGTTATTGCTAgtaataaaagaagaacgaGTTTATTCCCGTGGTTACATAAACCGGGAATTTTGAGTGACACAGGAGACAATGGCGACTTAACTGCTACTGAAGCTGAAGGTGATGAttatgaagaagaaaatgttgaTCCATACGGTCAGTCTCCATCTAGCGTACACTCAGGTTCTTTGCCCAAACAGCATTATCTGCCAATTCCTCGAATGAACAGATCGTTGAGTGGAAACAGTACCAATTCGTCCTTTAACACTAGACCTATTTCAATGATCCTGACCAGTGGTAATGATAATTCCGCTGATCAATTAGAATTACTAAGTAACACTCATAGCAATAATGAGCGCAGTAATGCTTTACCATTAACCGAAGATGATGGGGatgaaagaaattcaaGATCACGCAAGAGGGAATCATGGTTTCAAAGACTAACAAGCCGTTCAGGCTCTGCTAACAGGGCTTGA